The genomic window CCGTAGAGAACTTCCCCATCAGTGGACTACCTATTCCCACCGGTATGATCCGGGCGCTAGGGATGATCAAGAAAGCAGCTGCTAAGGTGAACCTGGACCTGGGCCTGTTGGACAAGGAGCGGGCAGCAGCCATTATGGAAGCTGCCCAGGAGGTTATCGATGGCAAATTCGATGACCAGTTTCCCATCGACGTTTTCCAGACCGGCTCCGGCACCTCCAGCAACATGAATGCCAACGAGGTCAT from Candidatus Neomarinimicrobiota bacterium includes these protein-coding regions:
- a CDS encoding lyase family protein, producing MGTRVERDSMGEMLVPDTAYYGAQTQRAVENFPISGLPIPTGMIRALGMIKKAAAKVNLDLGLLDKERAAAIMEAAQEVIDGKFDDQFPIDVFQTGSGTSSNMNANEV